The following DNA comes from Hahella chejuensis KCTC 2396.
TTGTGAAATAGCCTTCGCCAGAAACGTCACCTAACAATAGCTTTCTGTCTAACAACAAGTTATTCATTGTACAGCTGGTTTCTGACACGAGAGAGCATGAGTGGCAGGCCGCCTTGTTAAGTCCCATCACTCCCTGTGTTTCCATTTCACTACACACAGGGTCGTTTGAGCACCAGCATGCAGTTTCTAAGGCAGCAGCAATCGTCGCATTTAATTTATCTACTTGCCCCTGCTGAACTAGTCCACCAAGACTGCCCTCAGAATCTGAGTCTGCTGTATATATGAGAACTCCAGCCTGATTTTCTGCTGCGTATATACGCTCTCGTATGGAGCCACTGGAATAACCACTTTGAAAACTTAGCTGCCTAATCATCAAATGTGCGAATGTATGAATTAGAAGCAACCTAGGAGTTGGCGTGTCAAGATAGTTGACTTGGCCTTCATCATAACGCTTCTTTATCGGGTCAATTCTCGAACTAATAAAGTCAGCCTCTTTTCTCTCCCATTGTTCCATTTCTGACTCAGAGAATTGGAAAAATATCCCTTCACCGTATACTTCAATCGCTGGCAACCAGTTAATGTCATTATTCCCGCTTGGGCTGACGAGAGTATTTCCACCCGGATTCACCCTCTCGAACCCTAAAAATGCTCTTACTTCTCTTAGACGGTCAAGCAATACAATTCGATCAAATTTTTTCTCTAAGTCCCACTGGGTGGCTTGATGAAAGCCATGCTCTACTCTGGCAGAAAACGTATTTTCTCTATGAGACTCTATATTCTCGGATATAAGGAATGACCACTCTGCTTCTTGGATCTCATAGTGGTCTATAGGTACTTTTGTATCGGAGGGTGTCTGGTGACTTTCGTTACTTGCAGCATGTTCCAGGTCCTCTAATGTACAATTTTCTTCATTTGTAATTATTTTGGCGAGCAACTCAGCTGAGTTCTTGTCTATGCTTAGTCGATTTATATATTCATCAAAAAGACTATTGCTTTTTATTTTTTCGGTTATTGAGCTATCAACTCTACTATTATCTATGGGGATATCTAATGCAGAGCGTACGACTGGAAAATAAAGGTTACTGGCACCACGCTGTAGTACCACTGGAGTTGCAGTGCAAGTGCCCAATTGCATCTTTTGCCATGGCTGCCTTCCTGTACAACTTAAGCCTATATTTGAAAGCGCACTTGGTGACGTAAGCATTTCGAAGTTTCTACTAGCTCCACAAGATTTACATTCAACACGTAAGGCATCTAAGCCGCTTCCTTTATTTGAGTCAGTGATAAAATAAAGATAGTTAGCCTTTGATTCACAATGATTTCCTTTAGACGCTGCATGGGCCCATATATCCCAGGGCACGTCATCCAAATGTCCTTCCTCACATGCAACGACAAATCTCATTGGTACAAGAACACGCTTTTTGCACTTCTCATATGGGCAGGTTGGCTTATCTTCCAACTCGTCTTTTAATCTTTGTTGGCTACTTTTACCCCATCGCACCATGTGTCGGCAGTTTGGACAAAACATCCACTTTGGAAACCTAATGGCGCTTATCGAGTGCTTGTAATTGTTTGATCCATACTCCTCTTTGTGAGGTGGAGCTTTTAATTTCTTTCTTAACAGGCGTGTGAGGCGATCTAATTTGATGGCTTCAAGGTTTTTAGGCCATCCAGCCAAGTCGGTTAGTAGTAAGGACTCCTCTCCTATGTCTAAAATAGCGCCAGGCCCAAAAGGGGTTATCAATTGAGAGCTTCTTACACTACGGTCAATAGCCATTTTTAACTCCAAAGATCAATTTCAGTTTCTGTGTCGACATTTCTCATAGAGTTTAGAGTTGGCCATAGGCCATTTCTCTTTGGAGCTTTGAAAGCTTTAATGAGGGGATGGAATTGTTTGCTCGGCGACTCATAACGATTAACGTATCCCTGCTCAGCTTTCTCCTCCCATCTCGAAGCTAATTCATCCAAGTAATGCATTACTTCATCAATTTCTCTTTTCTCAAGCCCCTTCATGGCCTCCGTAATTCTTGTCTTTAACAACTCGATTTGGCGCTGGATCTCAGGGGATTTTAAAGAGAAGTTCCCAGCGCTTTCGTTGCTCCCCATGTTTTCTGAAGCTCTTATGACAGAAACTAGCGCTGCGTGAAGTGCTCTTTGACGTGCGGGTAAAGCCCACGGAGTAACGCTAGTTGGTTCTACATAGCGATACAGCGCCTGATGATAGGTTGAAAAAGTTTCGTAGTGAGAGCGATCTCGGGGTTTTGATGGCGATAGTAACGTTACAACAATTGCAGGGGGTCTTGTTTTGTCCCGTCCAACCCGGCTGGATGCTTGAATATACTCAGCTGTGGTCTTGGGCTGCCCATTGATAAGCATTATGCCAAGACGACCAATATCAACGCCCACTGAGATCATATTTGTGCAGGGGAGTATGTCTATGGCATGTTTTTTATCTGCTTGTATTTTTAACTTTTCTAGCACCTCGGGTATACGAGTCCCTTTTATATTAGCCGAAAGCTCTTCTATGGTGTCACACTGCCTGGGGGAATGGTTTCCTGCGATTACTTTTATACGAGCGGGAATGTCATCCCTTGCTAGAGTCATGGTTTTACCCAGCTCCCGGCGACTATTATGGTAAATAGGAAGGGTCCACCAAGTATCGCGACATTGGCCATGTTGCCCCGTTGTTATTGGGGCTTGTAATAAGGCCGCAGAGGTCTGGATTAAAGCAGTTTGCCCCGTATGCCCTGATGGCATGACGCCGATGTACAATCTTCCAGGTGTATTTCTGTCCTCACTTGAAAAGAAAGAGTCCGAGTCATTTAAGCCTGGAGAGGGAAATACCTGTACCGTACGCCCAAACAAACATTTAACCTGTTGGTTCGCTGCGCGAATAGTAGCAGTTGCGGCTATGACTTTAGCGCGTCCGCCTAGACTCCTGATAATTGAGTCTATCGCAGCCTCATAAAGTCCTGCGATGGTCCCTAAAGGACCCGAAATCAGATGTAGTTCATCCTGAATAATTAGACTGGGGGGACAGAAAGATTGTCGGCCATTAGGAGAAGAACCAAAGAATACGCTTGTTTCTTGAAGCCAGGGTAGACGAGCAAACTTATCAACCGTTCCAATCAGCAGTGTTGGAGGAGCTTTATATAGTGCTTCGTCAACTATTTGGATCGGAAGTCGTTCGTGAAATTCGCATGAATCCGTGGGGCAGAAAAATGAAAAGCTTTGAACTGTTGCATTAACACCATAGTCATGAGCGTCTGAAGACTTGGTGTGTGGGACAATAGATGTTCCGCACCAGGGGCAACTGTGCAATTGGAACGGATTCTCTGGCTTGGGCTCGTCAAGCATTAGCTCATACTTTTCTTTGGCTCCTGGTCTATCGTTATCCCCCGTGGAAAAACAATTTGGAGTACTGTCTTGTCCCACCCACAATCCAAGTGATATAACTTCATTCCCGAGTAGCTGCACATTTTCTCTTCTAATTGTTTCTAGTGCACAAATCATCGTCCCTGCTCTTTGAAACTGCTGAGAAGTAAGCAATCTTAAGGTGTATCTTTTAATTACAGCCGTGCCTCCACCTTTTGGCCCCTCTTCAAGACGACGGTAGATTATCTCCCAAGCAGCTATACTTAAGTACGCTTCTGTTTTTCCTCCGCCTGTTGGAAACCATAGTAAGTCAACAATGTCACGTGATTCAGGTATATCACCCACAGAGTTGTATGCGAGCGACTCAATCACTAAGAGCTGAAATGCCAGCTGGAATGGGCGCCATCTTTTGGATTCGTACTTTGAATCCATATAATCTGGTGTGGAAAAAGTTTTGCTATTTCTTCCTCTTACGACTCCCCCGAAGTCTTCACTGCTGTGAACCATTTGCCGTAGCATTGTTACGTTCGCAAGCCGGAAAGCGGTATGTGCATTCTTATTATTTGATAGCACTTCAATACCAGAATACATACGGGTTAGTGAATCATGAAGTCTATTTATGATTCTCTCTTTTGCTCTTTCTAAATGCTTTGGAACTTTTGTTTTATTTTGATGTGAAATCCAGCTTCTGTAAGCATTTATTAGTGTTTTTAGTCCGTCCGTTAATTCAACGGAAGAGGTTTTATTGCTAGATATCCATTGTAGGCTGAATATTTTTTCCGGTATTTCAGGGTATTTTTTGAAGTCTATATCGGTGCCAAACCCAAACACCTCGCAGCAAGGTAGAAAGGTTGAGCTTATCCAGTTAGGA
Coding sequences within:
- the drmB gene encoding DUF1998 domain-containing protein; protein product: MAIDRSVRSSQLITPFGPGAILDIGEESLLLTDLAGWPKNLEAIKLDRLTRLLRKKLKAPPHKEEYGSNNYKHSISAIRFPKWMFCPNCRHMVRWGKSSQQRLKDELEDKPTCPYEKCKKRVLVPMRFVVACEEGHLDDVPWDIWAHAASKGNHCESKANYLYFITDSNKGSGLDALRVECKSCGASRNFEMLTSPSALSNIGLSCTGRQPWQKMQLGTCTATPVVLQRGASNLYFPVVRSALDIPIDNSRVDSSITEKIKSNSLFDEYINRLSIDKNSAELLAKIITNEENCTLEDLEHAASNESHQTPSDTKVPIDHYEIQEAEWSFLISENIESHRENTFSARVEHGFHQATQWDLEKKFDRIVLLDRLREVRAFLGFERVNPGGNTLVSPSGNNDINWLPAIEVYGEGIFFQFSESEMEQWERKEADFISSRIDPIKKRYDEGQVNYLDTPTPRLLLIHTFAHLMIRQLSFQSGYSSGSIRERIYAAENQAGVLIYTADSDSEGSLGGLVQQGQVDKLNATIAAALETACWCSNDPVCSEMETQGVMGLNKAACHSCSLVSETSCTMNNLLLDRKLLLGDVSGEGYFTSTIRQIRATEGTSFSHEDA
- a CDS encoding helicase-related protein — its product is MIQLNDPRSDIVMLLEKELVGPLGGEKEVLTDKPHKRYLMGVLFPKAVEQDEGDEDDSETIDQVDSSIALSSEFKPSSVAISFATNDIAILKLRVSAGRYTQTGNEWEREPLSTNLVFDCQNQQNQTITLFDGAGRLSIRKRELGKGYILTIALSNEVNSDKILNSRDCLYQPKIYCEAVEGCFKEYPSTDRFKFDPEQEEIVLQYSERINWGVGHGCAIEWDQADSSPNWISSTFLPCCEVFGFGTDIDFKKYPEIPEKIFSLQWISSNKTSSVELTDGLKTLINAYRSWISHQNKTKVPKHLERAKERIINRLHDSLTRMYSGIEVLSNNKNAHTAFRLANVTMLRQMVHSSEDFGGVVRGRNSKTFSTPDYMDSKYESKRWRPFQLAFQLLVIESLAYNSVGDIPESRDIVDLLWFPTGGGKTEAYLSIAAWEIIYRRLEEGPKGGGTAVIKRYTLRLLTSQQFQRAGTMICALETIRRENVQLLGNEVISLGLWVGQDSTPNCFSTGDNDRPGAKEKYELMLDEPKPENPFQLHSCPWCGTSIVPHTKSSDAHDYGVNATVQSFSFFCPTDSCEFHERLPIQIVDEALYKAPPTLLIGTVDKFARLPWLQETSVFFGSSPNGRQSFCPPSLIIQDELHLISGPLGTIAGLYEAAIDSIIRSLGGRAKVIAATATIRAANQQVKCLFGRTVQVFPSPGLNDSDSFFSSEDRNTPGRLYIGVMPSGHTGQTALIQTSAALLQAPITTGQHGQCRDTWWTLPIYHNSRRELGKTMTLARDDIPARIKVIAGNHSPRQCDTIEELSANIKGTRIPEVLEKLKIQADKKHAIDILPCTNMISVGVDIGRLGIMLINGQPKTTAEYIQASSRVGRDKTRPPAIVVTLLSPSKPRDRSHYETFSTYHQALYRYVEPTSVTPWALPARQRALHAALVSVIRASENMGSNESAGNFSLKSPEIQRQIELLKTRITEAMKGLEKREIDEVMHYLDELASRWEEKAEQGYVNRYESPSKQFHPLIKAFKAPKRNGLWPTLNSMRNVDTETEIDLWS